Proteins encoded by one window of Salarias fasciatus chromosome 1, fSalaFa1.1, whole genome shotgun sequence:
- the dhodh gene encoding dihydroorotate dehydrogenase (quinone), mitochondrial, producing the protein MAARLKKQLKEAVKVISSGSLLFASYLTVIGDERFYANQLMPMLQRIVGAETAHVLAVKMIGLGLVPLNRYQDPAELEVNVLGLKFRNPVGIAAGFDKHGEAVDGLYKLGFGFVEVGTITPKPQEGNPKPRVFRLTADHAIINRYGFNSCGLAEAQMRLKAREEIQQDKSKAGLPLGINLGKNKLSRDAGADYLEGVRVLGPLADYLVVNVSSPNTPGLRDLQGKAELRQLLHSVLKERDSLQEERKPPVLVKIAPDLTAQDKQDIADVVTELGVDGLMVSNTTVSRPETLQDPHRSEAGGLSGQPLKDLSTSTVSEMYNLTKGKVPIIGIGGVANGQDAMDKIRAGASLVQLYTAFAYQGPPVVTKIKRELEQLLKDQGFSSVSEAVGADHRATDGLAQKQSSM; encoded by the exons ATGGCGGCACGATTGAAG aaacagctgaaagaagCCGTGAAGGTAATCAGCTCGGGAAGCCTTCTCTTTGCTTCCTACCTCACTGTGATTGGAGATGAGCGTTTCTATGCCAACCAGCTGATGCCCATGCTGCAGAGGATTGTGGGTGCCGAGACAGCACACGTGTTAGCGGTGAAGATGATCGGCCTGGGTCTGGTTCCTCTGAACCGCTACCAGGACCCTGCTGAGTTG gaAGTAAACGTCCTTGGACTAAAGTTCAGAAATCCTGTTGGCATAGCAGCGGGCTTTGACAAACACGGGGAAGCTGTTGACGGCCTGTACAAGCTGGGCTTTGGCTTCGTTGAGGTGGGGACGATCACGCCCAAACCTCAGGAGGGGAACCCCAAACCACGCGTGTTTcggctcacagctgatcacgcTATAATTAACAG gtatgGATTCAACAGCTGTGGTTTGGCGGAAGCACAAATGAGACTGAAAGCAAGGGAAGAAATACAGCAGGACAAAAGTAAAG ctGGCCTTCCCCTGGGCATCAACCTGGGGAAGAACAAGCTGTCCCGGGACGCAGGGGCGGATTACCTGGAGGGGGTGAGAGTGCTGGGCCCGCTGGCCGACTACCTGGTGGTCAACGTCAGCAGTCCCAACACGCCGGGTCTCCGGGACCTGCAGGGCAAGGCGGAGCTCCGCCAGCTTTTACACTCG GTGCTGAAGGAGCGCGAttccctgcaggaggagcgtAAACCTCCGGTCCTCGTGAAGATCGCCCCGGATCTCACTGCCCAGGACAAACAGGACATCGCTGACGTGGTCACAGAG CTGGGAGTTGACGGCTTAATGGTGTCCAACACCACCGTGTCCAGACCAGAAACCCTTCAGGACCCGCATCGTTCTGAGGCTGGCGGGTTAAGTGGGCAGCCCCTCAAAGACCTCTCCACCAGCACCGTCAGCGAAATGTACAACCTCACCAAAG GTAAAGTACCAATTATTGGAATAGGAGGTGTGGCGAATGGGCAGGACGCCATGGACAAGATCCGAGCCGGCGCTTCTCTGGTCCAGCTCTACACCGCCTTCGCCTATCAGGGTCCGCCGGTGGTCACCAAAATAAAGCGAGAATTGGAGCAACTTCTCAA AGATCAAGGCTTCAGCAGCGTGTCGGAGGCCGTGGGCGCTGACCACCGGGCAACAGACGGTCTCGCTCAGAAACAGAGCTCGATGTAA